The genomic segment TGGCAATAAAGGCGTTCCGATCCTCGGCATAAACCTCGGCACTCTCGGATTTATTACTGAGCTTGGAAGGGATGAGATACTCAAGAATATTGATAAGGTCTTTTCAGGCAAGTACAGGCTTGAGGAGAGGATAAGGATATCTGCTGATGTTTATCGTAAGGGGAAAAAGATATCGCAATACAGCGCGCTTAATGATGTGGTCTTGAACAAGAGCGCGCTTGCGAGGATGTTTGAACTGGACATCAGCATTAATAAGCAGTATGTGACCACATTCAGAGCTGACGGGCTGATCGTATCAACACCTACCGGTTCTACAGCACATTCACTCTCAGCAGGAGGCCCTGTGTTGTACCCGACAGTTGAATCATTCCTCATGACACCTATCTGTCCGCATACGCTCACAAGCAGGCCGCTTGTGATACCTGATGATTTTGTTCTTGAGGCGATCGTTAAGTCTGGTGATAATGTGTATCTCACCGTTGACGGCCAGGTGGGGCTTCCTCTAAAGGTCAACGACAGCATAAGGATGAAGAAGGCTGACTTCACCACAAAGTTCATTCATCTGCAGGACAGGGATTATTTTTATATTCTCAGGTCAAAGATGAAGTGGGGAGAATGATAAAACAGGGTTTAGGGAATAGGGATTAGGGATTAAGGCCGATGATAACCAGGAATGAAATAATCAGAGATATGAAGAATGCTATGGAGTTCTATAAGGAGCTCGGATTCGAGTATCTTCCTGTAAAGAGCGTAGATCTCTCCATTCATCGCCCTGCTGTAGCTGAAAAAAAGACCGAATATCGTCCTGCTCCTGCCGCATCATCCTTAAGCAAGGAAGAGATGCTGAAGTCGCTTAGAGAGGAGATCGGGGAATGCAGGCGCTGCAAGCTTTGTGAAGGAAGGACGAATATCGTATTCGGTGAAGGCAGCGCGGACGCGAGGCTTATGTTCATAGGCGAGGGGCCGGGCAAGGATGAAGATATTCAGGCAAGGCCTTTTGTTGGTGAGGCAGGGCAGATACTTAACAACCTTATAAATAAAAGAGGATGGAAGCGTGAAGAAGTATATATCGCAAATATCGTGAAATGCAGGCCTCCGGGCAACAGGGCGCCGGAAGATGATGAGATAGCGGCATGTATGCCTTTTGTCCAAACGCAGATAGAGATAATCAATCCAAAGGTGATAATGAGCCTCGGGAATGTTGCGACTCAGTCGCTCCTCAGGATCAAGGTTCCGATAAGCAAAGCAAGAGGGAATTTCTACTCTTATAATAATATACCTGTGATGCCGACATTCCATCCCGCGTATTTTTTGAGAAATCCAAAAGAGAAACACCTTACATGGGATGATTCTGCAAAGGTGCTTGAGAAGCTTAAATAAATACTGTTAGTGTCATAAATAAT from the Nitrospirota bacterium genome contains:
- a CDS encoding uracil-DNA glycosylase produces the protein MITRNEIIRDMKNAMEFYKELGFEYLPVKSVDLSIHRPAVAEKKTEYRPAPAASSLSKEEMLKSLREEIGECRRCKLCEGRTNIVFGEGSADARLMFIGEGPGKDEDIQARPFVGEAGQILNNLINKRGWKREEVYIANIVKCRPPGNRAPEDDEIAACMPFVQTQIEIINPKVIMSLGNVATQSLLRIKVPISKARGNFYSYNNIPVMPTFHPAYFLRNPKEKHLTWDDSAKVLEKLK
- a CDS encoding NAD(+)/NADH kinase — protein: MKNVGIIAKKSVPEAIDAVRDVLQWLKGRKYKVAIDSVTAAALKMKGCPVEKLPSRSDIILVFGGDGTLLSAARLVGNKGVPILGINLGTLGFITELGRDEILKNIDKVFSGKYRLEERIRISADVYRKGKKISQYSALNDVVLNKSALARMFELDISINKQYVTTFRADGLIVSTPTGSTAHSLSAGGPVLYPTVESFLMTPICPHTLTSRPLVIPDDFVLEAIVKSGDNVYLTVDGQVGLPLKVNDSIRMKKADFTTKFIHLQDRDYFYILRSKMKWGE